Proteins encoded within one genomic window of Bacillus sp. SM2101:
- a CDS encoding adenine phosphoribosyltransferase, protein MDLKKYVTVVPDFPKEGIQFKDITTIMDKGEVYKYATDQIVKYASERKIDLVVGPEARGFIIGCPVAYALEVGFAPVRKEGKLPRDVIKVDYGLEYGKDVLTIHKDAIKPGQRVLITDDLLATGGTIEATIKLVEELGGVVAGIAFLIELSYLDGRNKIDNYDVLSLMEF, encoded by the coding sequence ATGGATTTAAAAAAGTATGTTACCGTAGTACCAGATTTTCCTAAAGAAGGAATACAATTTAAAGATATCACCACGATTATGGATAAAGGTGAAGTCTATAAATATGCAACAGATCAAATTGTGAAATATGCAAGTGAAAGAAAAATTGATTTAGTAGTTGGACCAGAAGCAAGAGGATTTATTATTGGATGTCCAGTAGCATATGCTTTAGAAGTAGGGTTTGCACCTGTAAGAAAAGAAGGTAAATTACCTCGTGACGTGATAAAGGTAGATTATGGATTAGAGTATGGAAAAGATGTGCTTACGATTCATAAAGACGCGATAAAGCCAGGACAAAGAGTATTAATAACTGACGACTTATTAGCAACTGGTGGTACAATTGAAGCAACAATCAAGCTTGTAGAAGAGTTAGGTGGAGTCGTGGCAGGAATTGCCTTTTTAATCGAACTTTCGTATTTAGATGGGCGAAATAAGATTGATAATTACGATGTTCTTTCATTAATGGAATTTTAA
- the secDF gene encoding protein translocase subunit SecDF encodes MVKRGRIVAFFLLVLVIGSTMGYTLKGITNDIKLGLDLQGGFEVLYEAIPVHEDEEITNSILESTAAALDRRVNVLGVSEPSIQIEGTDRIRVQLAGVEDQNKAREILSTGAKLTIRDVNDNIMLDGTDLEEGGASPSFDENGAPIVSLTIKDADKFGQVTEQILNMAPNNQLVMWLDFEEGVDSFEELKNTNSNKILSVANVNEVLNIKTPMISGNFTVAQTKELSDLLNAGALPVDLKEIYSTSVGAKFGEQAMEKTVFAGIVGIAIIFIFMIGYYRFPGLIATITLSIYIFLILLVFDLMNGVLTLPGIAALILGVGMAVDANIITYERIKEEIKLGKSTMSAFRAGNRRSLSTILDANITTLLAATVLFVYGTSSVKGFATMLIVSIIVSFITAVYGSRILLGLWVNSRFLNKKPGYFGVKQADILDIADVTDETELSTKFDKVDFVKHRKKFFLFSGAMIVVGVILLLTMKLNLGIDFESGTRVEIGASQSLTAKEVTEELGQIGLVPDDEIVLSGTNNEIAVARFLGVIEQAKINELKSHFIDKYGQEPNVSTVSPTIGKELARNAFISVLIASIGIIIYVTIRFEMTMALAAIVALLHDSFFIIAFFSLTRLEVDLTFIAAVLTIVGYSINDTIVTFDRIRENYKKKKKIKTFEDLAAVVNKSLQQTLARSINTVLTVVIAVGALLIFGSESITNFSFALLIGLVAGTYSSMFIASQLWLVWKSKKLGLRNPSKKQ; translated from the coding sequence ATGGTAAAAAGAGGTCGCATCGTAGCGTTTTTTTTGCTCGTGCTAGTGATTGGCAGCACGATGGGCTATACGCTAAAAGGAATAACCAACGACATTAAGTTAGGTCTTGACCTACAGGGGGGCTTTGAAGTTTTATATGAAGCTATACCCGTACATGAGGATGAAGAAATAACCAACTCTATTTTAGAAAGTACAGCTGCAGCTCTGGACCGACGTGTGAATGTTTTAGGTGTGAGTGAACCGAGTATTCAGATTGAAGGTACAGATCGAATTCGTGTGCAATTAGCAGGTGTTGAGGATCAAAATAAAGCAAGAGAAATCCTATCTACTGGTGCAAAGTTAACGATTAGAGATGTTAATGACAATATTATGTTAGATGGTACAGACTTGGAAGAGGGGGGTGCGAGTCCATCTTTCGATGAAAATGGCGCGCCGATTGTATCCCTTACAATAAAAGATGCAGATAAATTTGGTCAAGTTACAGAACAAATTTTAAATATGGCTCCAAATAATCAATTAGTTATGTGGCTTGATTTCGAAGAAGGTGTAGACTCATTTGAAGAGTTAAAGAACACCAATAGTAATAAAATTTTATCAGTTGCAAATGTAAATGAAGTATTGAATATTAAAACACCAATGATATCAGGTAACTTTACTGTAGCTCAAACGAAAGAGCTTTCTGATTTGTTGAATGCCGGAGCGCTACCAGTAGATCTAAAAGAGATTTATTCTACATCGGTAGGTGCAAAATTCGGTGAACAAGCAATGGAAAAAACGGTATTTGCGGGGATTGTCGGAATTGCAATCATCTTTATATTTATGATCGGTTATTATCGTTTTCCGGGATTAATCGCAACAATTACTTTAAGCATTTATATTTTCCTCATTTTACTCGTTTTTGATTTAATGAATGGTGTTTTAACTTTACCAGGTATCGCTGCGTTAATCCTAGGTGTAGGTATGGCTGTTGATGCAAATATCATTACATATGAGCGAATTAAGGAAGAAATTAAGCTAGGTAAATCGACGATGTCTGCTTTCCGGGCTGGAAACCGCAGGTCGCTATCAACCATTCTAGACGCTAACATTACTACACTGTTAGCAGCAACAGTATTGTTTGTTTATGGGACAAGCTCAGTTAAAGGGTTTGCAACGATGTTAATCGTAAGTATTATCGTCAGCTTTATTACTGCTGTATATGGCTCAAGAATTTTGCTTGGCTTGTGGGTGAATAGCCGCTTCCTAAATAAAAAGCCTGGTTATTTTGGAGTTAAGCAAGCGGATATATTAGATATTGCAGACGTAACAGATGAAACAGAGTTATCGACAAAATTTGATAAGGTTGATTTTGTAAAGCATCGTAAGAAATTTTTCCTATTCTCAGGGGCTATGATTGTAGTTGGAGTGATTCTCCTATTAACAATGAAGCTTAATCTCGGCATAGACTTTGAAAGTGGAACGAGGGTAGAAATCGGTGCTAGTCAATCGCTCACAGCAAAAGAAGTAACTGAAGAGCTTGGTCAGATAGGTTTAGTACCAGATGATGAGATCGTACTTTCAGGAACAAATAATGAAATTGCAGTTGCACGCTTTTTAGGAGTAATTGAGCAAGCTAAAATTAATGAACTAAAGTCTCATTTTATTGACAAATATGGTCAAGAGCCTAATGTAAGTACGGTTTCTCCAACTATCGGTAAGGAACTAGCTCGTAATGCATTCATATCTGTATTGATTGCATCTATAGGTATCATCATTTATGTTACCATTCGGTTTGAAATGACGATGGCGTTAGCAGCCATTGTGGCATTGTTACACGACTCATTTTTCATTATTGCATTCTTTAGTTTAACTAGACTCGAAGTCGATTTAACATTTATCGCTGCGGTCTTAACGATCGTAGGTTATTCGATTAATGATACGATTGTTACATTTGATCGTATACGTGAAAACTATAAGAAGAAAAAGAAAATTAAAACATTTGAAGATCTAGCAGCTGTTGTAAATAAAAGTCTGCAGCAAACGTTAGCAAGGTCTATTAATACGGTGCTTACTGTAGTTATTGCTGTAGGTGCATTGTTAATATTCGGAAGTGAATCAATTACAAACTTCTCATTTGCTCTACTGATCGGTTTAGTTGCAGGAACATATTCATCCATGTTTATCGCATCTCAGCTTTGGTTAGTTTGGAAAAGCAAGAAGCTAGGTCTTAGAAATCCTTCAAAAAAACAGTAA
- a CDS encoding SH3 domain-containing protein: protein MFKKICLFVLILVILIPNNKITYAETETIAVNVPSLNVRTGPGLSYEVITNVKQDEHFTLIATKDDWIQIQLPNQQTGWVASWLVQNLTTEKYSSTSKVTAIVDELRIRQGPGSNFEIIGSMNQGDHANVIEQQVDWTKISFASQVGWVSSQYLSLSDSDLSTPMEQAQIIAQISVDSLNVRSEPSLESEIIGQLHNGEENAILSEQENWLEISYMNTSGWIHRSFVNIINEQQQEIDTLNPNEHTDGSDSEHEEQQHTDIKGVVTATTLNVRSNYSLDGDIVGNIPQGEEILILEEINKWYKINWLGGEGWVASWYVKLLEEQNNPNTINEPKEKESTVRILHNGTNLRDKPSTTAKIVVRANEGDTYPILDIDGDWYKIQLPNESTAYVAGWIVKASTNVPIIEKNGIEQYLKDKIIVIDPGHGGRDGGTTGLKGSLEKNITVRTANILEDKLTAAGATVFLTREEDIYVSLRNRVSISHYYNADAFISLHYDSTTDRGVSGITSFYYDETKDKQLAVSLHEQLINYTNLNDRNARFGNYHVLRENKQPSALLELGFLSNNEEELMINSTHFQEAIGNALYYGLAQYFNNN, encoded by the coding sequence TTGTTCAAGAAGATATGTTTATTTGTCCTAATTCTTGTTATTCTTATACCTAATAATAAAATTACTTATGCTGAAACAGAAACAATAGCAGTGAATGTTCCATCATTGAATGTGCGTACAGGACCTGGTTTATCATATGAGGTCATTACAAATGTTAAACAGGATGAACACTTTACATTAATAGCAACAAAAGACGATTGGATTCAAATACAATTACCAAATCAACAAACTGGTTGGGTTGCCTCATGGCTGGTCCAAAATCTCACTACAGAAAAATATAGCTCGACATCAAAAGTTACTGCAATTGTAGATGAGCTACGTATACGACAAGGTCCAGGAAGTAATTTTGAAATTATTGGTTCGATGAATCAGGGTGATCATGCTAATGTAATTGAGCAACAAGTGGATTGGACTAAAATTTCATTTGCCAGTCAAGTTGGATGGGTCTCTTCACAATACTTGTCACTATCTGATTCTGATTTATCCACTCCTATGGAACAAGCGCAAATCATTGCTCAAATATCTGTAGATAGCTTAAATGTTAGAAGTGAACCTTCTCTAGAGTCAGAAATTATCGGACAGCTTCATAACGGAGAAGAAAATGCAATATTAAGTGAGCAAGAGAATTGGCTTGAAATATCATATATGAATACTTCTGGCTGGATTCATCGATCATTTGTCAATATTATTAATGAACAACAACAGGAAATTGACACATTAAACCCAAACGAGCACACCGATGGTTCTGATTCAGAACATGAGGAGCAGCAACACACAGATATAAAAGGTGTAGTAACAGCAACGACACTTAACGTAAGGAGCAATTATTCATTAGATGGAGACATTGTAGGTAATATACCTCAAGGAGAAGAGATACTCATATTAGAAGAAATTAACAAGTGGTACAAAATCAATTGGCTCGGAGGTGAAGGCTGGGTTGCTAGCTGGTACGTCAAGCTTTTAGAAGAACAAAATAACCCTAACACGATAAACGAACCTAAAGAGAAAGAAAGTACTGTTCGTATTTTACATAATGGTACAAATTTACGAGATAAGCCATCAACGACTGCAAAAATAGTCGTACGTGCAAATGAAGGTGATACTTATCCAATCCTTGATATTGATGGAGATTGGTATAAAATTCAATTACCTAATGAAAGTACTGCCTATGTTGCAGGCTGGATTGTCAAAGCATCTACGAACGTACCCATTATAGAAAAAAATGGCATTGAACAATATTTAAAGGATAAAATTATCGTCATCGACCCTGGACATGGTGGACGTGACGGCGGAACAACTGGTTTGAAAGGTTCGCTCGAAAAGAACATTACTGTTAGGACTGCAAACATCTTAGAAGACAAGCTAACTGCTGCTGGAGCTACAGTCTTTTTAACTAGAGAAGAAGATATTTACGTATCGTTAAGAAACAGAGTAAGTATTTCACATTACTATAATGCTGATGCCTTTATTAGTTTACATTACGACAGTACTACTGATAGAGGGGTAAGTGGCATTACTTCATTTTACTATGACGAAACAAAGGATAAACAATTAGCAGTATCTTTACATGAACAACTTATTAATTATACTAATTTAAATGACCGAAATGCCCGATTTGGCAATTATCATGTATTAAGAGAAAACAAGCAGCCATCAGCCCTTCTCGAATTAGGGTTTTTAAGCAATAATGAAGAAGAATTAATGATCAATTCAACACACTTTCAAGAAGCGATAGGCAATGCACTCTATTATGGGCTCGCACAATATTTTAATAACAATTAG
- a CDS encoding post-transcriptional regulator: MNNKLDVLEQFKAICQPALTSKLEEFCMFGYEDVTEEQLWECLKKKKWKRVKEGKKLYEMVNDILSLTISEYMSYITIEAYKAPNLFSEEGKDVLNQLL; the protein is encoded by the coding sequence TTGAATAATAAATTGGATGTTCTTGAACAATTTAAAGCAATTTGTCAACCTGCCCTAACGAGTAAATTAGAAGAGTTCTGCATGTTTGGTTATGAAGATGTAACTGAGGAGCAGCTATGGGAGTGCTTAAAGAAAAAAAAGTGGAAGCGTGTAAAAGAAGGAAAGAAACTTTACGAAATGGTAAATGATATTTTGAGCCTTACGATAAGCGAATATATGAGCTATATAACAATTGAAGCATATAAAGCACCAAATTTATTTAGTGAAGAAGGAAAAGACGTCTTGAATCAACTATTGTAG
- a CDS encoding bifunctional (p)ppGpp synthetase/guanosine-3',5'-bis(diphosphate) 3'-pyrophosphohydrolase, with product MANEHVLTAEQVIDKARAYLSQDDIEFIANAYQFAEQAHHDQFRKSGEPYIIHPIQVAGILVDLELDPATIAAGFLHDVIEDTDTSIEKMTTEFGKEVAMLVDGVTKLGKIKYKSHEQQQAENHRKMFVAMAKDIRVILIKLADRLHNMRTLKHLPHEKQMRISNETLEIFAPLAHRLGISKIKWELEDTALRYLNPQQYYRIVNLMKKKRAEREQYLAETIQDLKTKINDVSIKSEIYGRPKHIYSIYRKMILQNKQFNEIYDLLALRIIVNSIKDCYAVLGIIHTCWKPMPGRFKDYIAMPKPNMYQSLHTTVIGPKGEPMEVQIRTTEMHQIAEFGIAAHWSYKEGKAVSDKSSFETKMTWFREILEWQNDATNAEEFMESLKIDLFSDMVYIFTPKGDVIELPSGSVPIDFAYRIHSEIGNKTIGAKVNGKMVTLDYKLRTGDIIEILTSKHSYGPSQDWLKLAQTSQAKNKIRQFFKKQRREEHIEKGQELIEKEIKNLEFDVKEVLSPENLKVVAEKFNFNNEEDMYAAVGFNGITAAQVVTRLTDKWRKKKDDELEKNITEAASEVRQIPIPQAKKRDAGVRVQGIDNLLIRLSKCCNPVPGDEIVGFITKGRGVSIHRADCPNINTEDAEKRLIPVEWEGHAKESREYNVEIEITGFDRRGLLNEVLQAVNESKTNISSVTGKTDRNKMAMINMAIFIKNISHLQKVVERIKQIPDVYSVRRIMN from the coding sequence ATGGCTAATGAACATGTGTTAACAGCTGAACAGGTAATTGACAAGGCAAGAGCTTACTTGTCACAAGACGATATTGAATTTATCGCAAATGCATATCAGTTTGCGGAGCAAGCTCATCATGATCAATTTAGAAAATCTGGTGAGCCATATATTATTCATCCTATTCAAGTAGCAGGAATACTCGTAGATTTAGAGTTAGATCCTGCAACAATTGCAGCAGGTTTTCTTCACGATGTTATAGAGGACACTGATACTTCAATTGAAAAAATGACAACTGAGTTTGGCAAAGAAGTTGCTATGCTTGTAGATGGTGTAACAAAGCTCGGTAAAATTAAATATAAATCTCATGAACAACAACAGGCTGAGAATCACCGAAAAATGTTTGTTGCTATGGCAAAGGATATTCGCGTAATTTTAATAAAACTAGCAGATCGCTTGCATAACATGCGTACATTAAAGCATTTACCACATGAGAAGCAAATGCGTATATCAAATGAAACTCTTGAAATTTTCGCCCCATTGGCTCATCGCCTTGGAATATCAAAAATAAAATGGGAGCTAGAAGATACTGCTTTACGATATTTAAACCCTCAGCAATACTATCGCATTGTGAACTTGATGAAGAAAAAACGGGCTGAAAGAGAGCAATACTTAGCTGAAACGATACAGGACTTAAAAACAAAGATAAATGATGTATCGATTAAGTCAGAAATATATGGACGCCCTAAACATATTTACAGTATTTATCGAAAAATGATTCTACAAAATAAACAATTTAATGAAATCTATGATTTGTTGGCTTTGAGGATTATTGTAAATAGCATCAAGGATTGCTATGCGGTCTTAGGCATTATTCATACGTGTTGGAAGCCTATGCCTGGCAGGTTTAAGGATTATATAGCAATGCCAAAGCCTAATATGTACCAGTCTCTTCATACGACTGTTATAGGCCCTAAAGGTGAGCCTATGGAAGTACAAATACGAACGACTGAAATGCATCAAATCGCAGAATTCGGGATAGCGGCCCATTGGTCATATAAAGAAGGTAAAGCTGTTAGTGATAAATCCTCATTTGAAACGAAAATGACTTGGTTCCGGGAAATTTTAGAGTGGCAAAATGATGCAACAAATGCTGAAGAATTTATGGAATCTTTAAAGATTGATTTGTTCTCGGATATGGTATATATCTTTACACCAAAGGGCGATGTAATCGAATTACCATCTGGTTCGGTTCCTATTGATTTTGCTTATCGTATTCATTCAGAAATTGGTAATAAGACAATTGGTGCAAAAGTTAACGGAAAAATGGTAACACTTGATTATAAATTAAGAACAGGTGACATCATTGAAATATTAACATCGAAGCATTCTTATGGTCCAAGTCAAGACTGGTTAAAGCTTGCTCAAACTTCTCAAGCGAAAAATAAGATTCGACAATTTTTCAAGAAGCAGCGACGTGAAGAGCATATTGAAAAAGGGCAGGAACTTATTGAGAAAGAAATTAAGAATCTTGAGTTTGACGTGAAAGAAGTATTATCACCAGAAAATTTAAAGGTTGTTGCTGAAAAGTTCAACTTCAATAATGAAGAAGATATGTATGCAGCTGTTGGATTTAATGGAATTACAGCTGCTCAAGTTGTTACGCGTCTTACCGATAAATGGCGCAAAAAGAAAGACGATGAACTAGAGAAGAATATTACAGAAGCTGCATCGGAAGTAAGACAAATTCCTATTCCTCAAGCAAAAAAACGTGATGCAGGAGTTCGTGTGCAAGGAATTGACAACTTGCTCATTAGATTATCAAAATGTTGTAATCCTGTTCCAGGTGATGAAATTGTTGGCTTTATAACAAAAGGACGAGGCGTTTCCATACACCGTGCTGATTGTCCCAACATTAATACTGAAGATGCTGAGAAAAGACTTATTCCTGTCGAGTGGGAAGGTCATGCTAAAGAAAGTCGCGAATACAATGTTGAGATTGAGATAACAGGATTTGATCGTAGAGGTCTGCTTAATGAAGTTCTGCAGGCGGTTAATGAATCAAAAACGAACATTTCATCTGTCACAGGGAAAACAGACCGTAATAAAATGGCAATGATAAATATGGCCATTTTTATAAAAAACATTAGTCATTTACAAAAAGTAGTAGAGAGAATTAAGCAGATTCCTGATGTTTATTCTGTTAGAAGGATCATGAATTAG
- the recJ gene encoding single-stranded-DNA-specific exonuclease RecJ, whose amino-acid sequence MLQSKTRWKINECNEEQVQQLADALSITPLVAKLLINRGIDTVEDAHAFLNIENQDFHDPFLLEDMDVAIARIKQAIELEEQILIFGDYDADGVSSTAVLLSTLNEMGAKVDFYIPNRFTEGYGPNEEAFKWAKEEGFSLIITVDTGIAALNEATVAGELGLDLIITDHHEPGPELPDALAIIHPKKPNSVYPCKDLAGVGVAFKVAHALIGEVPTSLLDIVAIGTIADLVPLSGENRLIAYKGIKKLQVTSRKGIKELLKVCRVDANEINEDTIGFAIAPRLNAVGRLDSADPAVHLLMTDNVEEASHLANEIDLLNKQRQQLVNKTTEEAIKQVEEQYPLEDNAVLIVADEAWNSGIIGIVASRLVDKFYRPTIVLSVDQESGLAKGSARSIEGFDLFANLSKCRDILPHFGGHPMAAGMTLQLEDIEDLRYRLNAIAQDVLIEEEYVPITNIDTTCSIDEVTISTIEQIGKLAPYGMNNPKPKFLIDNVNISDMRKIGTDQAHLKVVLEEAGSQLDTIAFRFGYLYDDISPLSRVSVVGDLSINEWNNNRKAQLMLQDISVNEWQLFDYRGTKDVEKLIELIPSHKLQLIIFNEQTISKLQLSEYENVIYKVEAHDDVIDINSKHVIMVDLPSSIEQISLLQHAGLPERIYALFHHEQDHFFTTIPTRKHFSWYYRFLVQKGSFDLNRYAEKLAIHKGWTKETIEFMSKVFFELEFVKIDNGFISISNHTEKRDLTESITYRSKQAQLELERTFSYSSYQQLKHWFDNNNNKGSQEAVNEWI is encoded by the coding sequence ATGCTACAGTCTAAAACTCGATGGAAAATAAATGAATGTAATGAAGAACAAGTACAGCAGCTTGCCGATGCACTAAGTATTACCCCTCTTGTTGCAAAATTACTCATCAATCGTGGCATAGATACTGTTGAAGATGCTCATGCCTTTCTAAATATAGAAAATCAAGATTTTCATGACCCGTTTTTACTAGAAGATATGGATGTTGCAATTGCAAGAATAAAGCAAGCAATTGAACTTGAAGAACAGATTCTCATTTTTGGTGACTATGATGCAGATGGTGTTAGTAGTACAGCAGTCCTATTATCAACTCTTAATGAAATGGGAGCTAAGGTAGACTTCTATATACCAAATCGGTTCACAGAAGGATATGGTCCGAACGAAGAAGCTTTTAAATGGGCAAAAGAAGAAGGGTTTTCGCTAATCATAACTGTAGATACTGGAATTGCTGCTTTAAATGAAGCGACGGTTGCTGGGGAATTAGGGTTAGATTTAATTATAACTGATCACCATGAGCCAGGTCCTGAGCTTCCTGATGCGTTAGCAATTATCCACCCTAAAAAACCAAATAGCGTATATCCGTGCAAAGACTTGGCAGGGGTTGGTGTTGCATTTAAAGTAGCCCATGCATTAATTGGCGAGGTACCGACATCACTCTTAGATATTGTCGCCATTGGAACAATTGCTGATTTAGTACCTCTATCAGGAGAAAACCGTCTAATTGCATATAAAGGAATAAAAAAGCTTCAAGTGACATCTAGAAAAGGTATAAAAGAATTATTGAAAGTTTGTCGTGTTGATGCAAATGAAATTAATGAAGATACAATTGGCTTTGCTATTGCACCGAGACTTAACGCAGTTGGTAGGTTAGATTCAGCTGATCCAGCAGTACATTTACTTATGACTGATAATGTAGAGGAAGCCTCCCACCTTGCTAATGAAATAGATTTGTTAAATAAGCAACGTCAGCAGCTAGTAAATAAAACAACAGAAGAAGCGATAAAACAAGTTGAAGAACAATACCCTCTAGAGGACAATGCTGTTCTAATTGTTGCAGACGAAGCTTGGAATTCAGGGATTATCGGTATTGTTGCCTCTCGTCTTGTGGATAAATTTTACCGTCCAACAATTGTTTTAAGTGTTGATCAGGAAAGTGGACTGGCAAAAGGATCTGCTCGAAGTATTGAAGGCTTTGATTTATTCGCAAATTTATCAAAATGTCGTGATATTTTACCTCATTTTGGAGGCCATCCTATGGCTGCAGGAATGACACTACAACTTGAAGATATTGAAGATTTACGATACCGATTAAATGCTATAGCTCAAGATGTTTTAATCGAAGAGGAATATGTACCAATTACCAATATAGATACCACATGTTCAATAGACGAAGTGACAATTTCAACAATTGAACAAATAGGAAAATTGGCACCATATGGAATGAACAATCCAAAGCCTAAGTTTTTGATAGATAATGTCAATATTAGTGATATGCGCAAGATTGGGACTGATCAAGCACACTTGAAAGTAGTGCTTGAAGAAGCTGGAAGTCAATTAGATACAATTGCTTTTAGATTTGGTTATTTGTATGATGATATATCTCCACTTTCTCGAGTATCTGTCGTAGGAGATTTATCTATTAATGAGTGGAACAATAATCGAAAGGCTCAGTTAATGCTGCAAGATATTAGCGTGAATGAGTGGCAGCTTTTTGATTATAGGGGTACAAAAGATGTAGAAAAATTGATTGAACTTATTCCATCACATAAACTACAGCTAATCATCTTTAACGAGCAAACGATAAGTAAATTACAACTTAGCGAATACGAGAATGTTATTTATAAAGTTGAAGCGCACGATGATGTTATCGACATAAATTCAAAACACGTTATAATGGTAGACCTACCATCATCGATTGAACAGATAAGTTTGCTACAACATGCTGGTTTACCTGAACGAATATACGCATTGTTCCACCATGAACAAGATCATTTTTTTACTACAATACCAACTCGAAAACACTTTTCTTGGTATTATCGCTTTTTAGTACAAAAAGGTTCTTTCGATTTGAACCGCTACGCTGAAAAGTTAGCTATTCATAAAGGATGGACAAAAGAAACGATAGAATTTATGTCAAAGGTGTTTTTTGAATTAGAATTTGTTAAAATAGACAATGGATTCATTTCTATATCAAATCATACAGAAAAAAGGGATTTGACTGAGTCAATAACGTATCGCTCAAAACAAGCACAGCTTGAGCTTGAACGTACATTTTCGTATTCATCATATCAACAATTGAAGCATTGGTTTGATAACAATAATAATAAAGGTTCGCAGGAGGCAGTGAACGAATGGATTTAA
- the dtd gene encoding D-aminoacyl-tRNA deacylase codes for MRVVVQRAKNGKVIVNEQTVGQVSHGLLLLVGVTHTDTEEDAKYLAEKIVNLRIFEDDNGKMNLSLLDVGGQVLSVSQFTLYGDCRKGRRPNFMEAAKPEQAKAIYDFFNKQLMNNGAIVETGQFGKMMDVDFINDGPVTLIIDSERA; via the coding sequence ATGAGAGTAGTCGTCCAACGCGCTAAAAACGGAAAGGTCATCGTAAATGAACAAACAGTTGGCCAAGTTTCTCATGGGCTTTTATTGCTAGTAGGTGTAACTCATACTGATACAGAAGAAGATGCCAAATATTTAGCTGAAAAAATTGTTAATCTTCGAATATTTGAAGATGACAATGGAAAAATGAATCTTTCATTATTAGATGTCGGTGGGCAAGTACTATCTGTATCACAATTCACATTATATGGTGATTGCCGTAAAGGACGGAGACCTAATTTCATGGAAGCAGCTAAACCTGAGCAGGCGAAAGCCATTTATGATTTTTTTAATAAACAATTAATGAACAATGGTGCTATTGTTGAGACAGGTCAATTCGGAAAAATGATGGATGTTGACTTTATCAATGATGGTCCAGTGACATTAATCATTGATAGTGAGAGAGCGTAA